One segment of Triticum aestivum cultivar Chinese Spring chromosome 2A, IWGSC CS RefSeq v2.1, whole genome shotgun sequence DNA contains the following:
- the LOC123189347 gene encoding uncharacterized protein: MDRGEPSLKPEWLVRGVATPTASATCLRPGTSPRAGDQDRGASSRNRSTVRDRERSSQQSSSRRGSGPSVSRRHDRDGTVKSRGYASFGRSNRDRVCEKDSDFHDWESRLGLPDGPLRDGFGSFSSCRPESDRLSRVRPKLDTSTRTAGVSLENGNLSRKDAAGISFEREFPHLSSEDNDGKQDIGRVPSPGISTPLQSIPLVTAPDGWNSVLAEVPGLSEPSNNYVSSGLSHAGSGRQPEVSSCGTALSMAETVMQAPLKVSTTPQLSVDAQKIEERTMRLRPLTPSSNKTSISSLSDKLKIRGARAGDSNGPVKTAPQLSTQPSNSSVRTPVKSEPVKPSQSGSFQVLTREQNGAANTAKDCSSNPVSPVLGQSSSVEPLERSNVNHKLKGVVNGPPLHVQQGSSGERTSIAKSKHKFFELLRSKSLNGSSARIESSSSLVDEQKNPSVDLSLFNSGIKCIETGSSSCEDANSCDGSQRHLSDNEEIKPPSEPHDAFYEGLHEIVADNKDANSSSDPVDAEDEAKASLSIIPTDTTDVSARSDSRYDEALLLSEPIVAGQEESYPTEDEPSPEEMAFLKSLGWKQDEVVPPLKQEEIADCLRHNVRLQQKLEECRG; encoded by the exons ATGGACCGAGGTGAGCCCTCGTTGAAGCCAGAATGGCTGGTGCGCGGGGTTGCTACACCGACGGCGTCCGCCACATGTCTCCGACCAGGAACTTCACCCCGTGCAG GTGATCAAGACAGGGGTGCTTCATCAAGAAACCGATCAACAGTTCGTGATCGTGAACGGAGCTCCCAACAGTCCTCTTCACGTAGGGGTTCTGGCCCAAGTGTGTCCAGACGGCATGATCGGGATGGCACAGTGAAGTCAAGAGGCTATGCCAGTTTTGGAAGAAGCAACAGAGACAGGGTGTGTGAAAAGGACTCTGATTTCCATGATTGGGAGAGTAGGTTGGGTCTTCCAGATGGCCCTTTGCGTGATGGCTTTGGGTCCTTTAGCTCTTGCAGACCTGAAAGCGATAGGCTCAGTCGTGTTCGTCCAAAGCTGGACACATCGACTCGGACAGCTGGAGTAAGTTTGGAAAATGGTAATCTATCTAGAAAGGATGCTGCTGGTATCTCCTTTGAGCGAGAATTTCCACACCTTAGTTCTGAGGATAACGATGGGAAGCAAGATATTGGTAGAGTTCCATCTCCTGGAATTAGCACCCCGCTTCAGAGCATACCATTGGTTACTGCACCTGATGGCTGGAACTCGGTGCTAGCAGAAGTTCCTGGACTTAGTGAGCCAAGCAATAACTATGTTTCTTCTGGTTTATCACATGCTGGTTCCGGTAGGCAGCCTGAAGTGTCGAGCTGCGGAACGGCATTAAGCATGGCTGAAACAGTAATGCAAGCACCATTAAAAGTTTCCACCACACCCCAG CTATCTGTAGATGCTCAAAAGATTGAAGAAAGAACTATGAGGCTACGACCTCTGACGCCTTCATCAAACAAAACATCT ATATCAAGTTTGTCGGATAAGTTAAAAATTAGAGGTGCAAGAGCCGGGGATTCTAATGGTCCTGTGAAGACTGCGCCACAACTGTCAACACAGCCTTCTAACAGCTCTGTTCGTACTCCAGTCAAATCTGAGCCTGTAAAGCCATCTCAATCAGGAAGCTTTCAAGTCCTGACCCGCGAGCAGAATGGTGCTGCAAATACTGCCAAAGACTGCTCCAGCAATCCTGTGAGCCCTGTTCTAGGTCAATCTTCTTCAGTGGAACCACTGGAAAGGTCTAATGTCAACCATAAGCTTAAAGGTGTCGTAAACGGCCCCCCTTTGCATGTACAACAAGGTTCATCTGGTGAGAGGACATCAATTGCAAAATCAAAGCATAAATTCTTTGAGTTACTGCGGAGCAAATCTTTAAATGGTTCAAGCGCTCGTATCGAGTCCTCATCTAGCTTGGTTGATGAGCAGAAGAACCCCTCTGTTGATTTGTCCTTGTTCAACAGTGGAATCAAGTGTATTGAAACTGGAAGTAGTTCATGTGAGGATGCAAATTCTTGTGATGGATCTCAGCGACACCTCTCCGACAATGAGGAAATCAAGCCACCTTCAGAGCCTCATGATGCTTTTTATGAGGGGTTGCATGAGATTGTAGCTGACAACAAGGACGCCAACTCTTCATCAGATCCTGTTGATGCTGAAGATGAAGCTAAAGCTAGTCTGTCCATTATACCCACAGATACAACtgatgtttcagcgaggtcagacTCTAGATATGACGAAGCCCTTTTGTTGTCTGAGCCCATTGTAGCAGGGCAAGAGGAATCGTATCCTACCGAAGACGAACCAAGTCCAGAAGAAATGGCTTTCCTTAAATCTCTTGGCTGGAAACAAGACGAAGTAGTTCCTCCACTGAAACAGGAAGAGATCGCTGATTGT TTAAGGCACAACGTGAGGCTGCAGCAGAAGCTTGAGGAATGCAGGGGCTAA